The genomic segment CCGAGCAGAACGGCCCGGCTGTCCGTATTTCCTTTGGGCCGCCCCGGGGCCCGTCCTGTTTGTTTTTGTTTCAATTGATGCGCCTTCCCCTCAAACATGTTGCAATATTAACCTTCCGGTATATATAATTATTGACGGTAACATTATAACTCATTATATCGCAATCGAATCGCGAGGGGGAGCTCGAGTGAAGGAAGTACGCGTTCATGGCAAAGGAGTAACGGGCCCCGTCGGCCGATGGGTGACGCTCGCGGTATGGATCGTCGCGGCCGCCCTTTTAAGCGTTCTGCTGCCGCAAGTCGGCAAACAGGAGACCAACAATGCGCCGAATCTGACAGACGGCAGGCCGTCCGTGCAGGCCGCCGCCGTTGCGGAGCGGGAATTCGCCAGCGGCGCGGACGTGCCCGCTTTAATCGTATGGCATAAGAAGGGCGGTCTGGAGGACGGCGATCTGGAAATGATCCGCAAGCTGGCGGGACAATGGACCAGCTCGCCGGTCCCGCATCAGACCTCTGTAATTCCGCTCCATCAAATGCCCGCCGAAGCCCTCAAGGCTCAGCTTTCCGAAGATGGCAGCACGCTCGTAACCCCCGTATTCTTCGATAAAAATGCAGATACGGATCAGTTGAAGGAAAGCGTTGCGGAACTGAAAAAACAAACTGCAGAGTTGACCGGAAGCAATCCGTTCGAAGCGGACCCGGGCAAAGAAGGCGCGCTCAGCGCGCGCGTCACCGGTCCGGTAGGTATCCAGATCGATGCCACGGGACTTTTCGAGAACGCCGACTTCGCGCTTCTGATGGGAACCGTTCTGCTCGTACTCATTTTGCTGCTGCTCATTTACCGGTCTCCCATCCTGGCCTTCATCCCGCTCGTGGGCGTCGGCTTCGCCTACGGCGTCATCAGTCCGCTTCTCGGCTGGATGGCCCGCGAGGGCTGGATCGTCGTCGATTCGCAGGGCATCTCGATCATGACCGTGCTGCTGTTCGGCGCCGGAACGGACTACTGCCTGTTCCTCATCTCGCGTTTCCGGCAGCTCTTGAAGCACGAGACCGATAAAGGAAAGGCGCTTCGCGCCGCGCTGACGGACGCATCAGGCGCCGTCGCGATGAGCGGCATTACTGTCGTGATTGCCCTCCTCACGCTGCTGCTCGCCGAATACGGCGCGTTCCGCCGGTTCGCCGCGCCGTTCAGCATCGCGATTTTTATCATGAGCATCGCCAGCCTGACGCTCGTGCCCGCGCTGCTCGCCGTCATCGGACGCGCCTCCTTCTGGCCGTTCGTTCCGCGCACGCAGCAAATGCGCGAGGAACGCGCCGCGAAGCGCGGCAAGCCAAAGCCTGCGCCCGAGCCCGCTCCCCGCTATCGCACCGGTACGCTCGTCGTGAAACGGCCCGGCTTGATCGCCCTCGTCTCGGTCGTTTGCCTCGCCGTGCTGGCCGGCGTATCGAGCCAGATCAAATTCACGTACGACATTTTATCGTCGTTCCCGTCCACGATGGAATCGAGAGAGGGCTACGCGCTGATCGGCTCCCAATTTTCCGAAGGCGAGCTTGCCCCCGTCAAAGTTATCGTAGATACAGGAGGACGGGAAACCGAACTTGCGGAAAAGTTGTCCGGCTTGCCTTATGTCAGCCGCGTATCCGAACCGGCGCAAGGACAGCAAAATAAGCAAATTGTCGCCTACGACGTGGAGCTGGCTCTTAACCCGTATTCGCTGGAGGCGCTGGACAAAATTCCCGACCTTCGCGAAACTGCGAATGCCGCGCTCGCCCAAGCCGGGGATGCGAAAGCCGCCGACCATGTATGGGTCTCGGGGCAGACCGCGGAGCAGTATGACACGAAAGAAACCGGGGAACGGGATACAAGACTGATTTTGCCGGTCGTTATCGGACTGATCGCTTTGCTGCTGCTCCTTTATTTACGCTCTGTCGTCGCGACCGCCTATTTGGTGGGTACCGTCATCCTGTCGTATTTTTCCGCGCTCGGGCTGGGGTGGCTCGTCATCCACTACGTGCTCGGCGCAGATGCGATACAAGGCTCTATCCCGTTGTATGCGTTCGTGTTTTTGGTGGCGCTCGGGGAGGATTACAACATCTTCATGATCTCGAGCATCTGGCGCAAGCGCAAGGAAATGCCGCTGCGGGACGCGATTCGCGAGGGCGTCGGCGAAACGGGCGGCGTCATCGCCTCGGCCGGCCTCATCCTGGCCGGCACGTTCGCGGTGCTCGCGACGCTGCCGATCCAGGTGCTCGTACAGTTCGGCGTCATCACCGCGATCGGCGTGCTGCTGGATACGTTCCTCGTTAGGCCGTTTTTGGTGCCGGCCATCACGGCGCTGCTCGGCGACCGGTCATTCTGGCCGGGGAAGAGACAACTGACGGAGAAGGCGAAGCTGCGCGGTTAACAATTAAAGAGCGGTCCCCAGCGTCTTTAGGCACAGGGGACCGCTCTTGTTGTGATTGGGCTCGCAAGGTATTGCTTGGAGGTGCGTTCGCCTGCATTACGCCAAGTGCTCACCTCGCGCATTTGCCCCCGCCAACAGACCCATCGCCTGCACTACGACAGGCGATCGCACATATGCACCCGCCAATAGGCCCATCGCCTGCACTACGACAGGCGATCGCCCATTACTTTTACCCATCAAGCCTCGCGCGATAAGAAAAACCATCAGGGATTATCACCCTGACGGTCCTTTTAAGTTTGGCGGATATCTGAAACTGGCATCGCACGGAACGCAGGTTGATAGCTCGTTCTACAGCAGTCCTGACGGACCCGCATGTCTTCGCCCGTATTGTTCCTTTTCCGCAATGCCTGCAAATATACATCTTTTTATGCCGATCTCGCCCCGTTAAAACAGGAAAGATGCAAAAACGCAGTTATTTTACGCCATCAGCCGGATTTCTGACTTGAACTTTGCATTTACCTGCATATTTGCAGGTATTTCATCAGGTGGTCCGAGTCGGTAGAGAATACCTGCACGAATGCAGTTATTTGGCCCGTCAATCATCCATAAAGTGACGGTACGCCGAAATCGCGCTTACCTTTCCGCAAATAGCCGCCCAAATATATGCTCTTTGACCTTCAGTCATAACCACCGGCTTAGCCGGTGGCTTCCATCTGCCCTATAAGGGCATGTTACAAGCACGCGCCTATAAGGCGCATTGAAGATCTGCCAACCGCGTGCTACCACGGGCGAGCCCCTAAAGGGGCCACGTTACCTGCCCTTTTTTGTCGACTCACCCGTAAACGGGTCAATCAGTTCTTTCATCGTAAGTTGTTCATAATTTTTGTCTTTTACCATCTGGTTACGGATGTATTCTTCAATTACTTTTTTGTTTCGACCTACTGTGTCCACGAAATACCCTCTGCACCAAAATTGACGGCTTCCGTATCGATATTTCATATTGGCAAATTTGTCAAATATCATGAGCGAGATTTTGCCCTTCAGATACCCCATAAATTCCAAAACACTTAATTTTGGCGGTATGCTCACCAACATATGAATGTGGTCAGGGCAAGCTTCGGCTCCAATGATTTCAACGCCTTTTCGCTCACATAACTCCCGCAGTATCTTTCCGATTTCTCTTTTTAACTTCCCGTAGATGACTTGTCTTCGATATTTCGGTGCAAATACGATATGATATTTGCAGTTCCATTTGGTGTGTGCTAGACTGCTCTTGTCCATTCCCTTGTCCTCCTTGATTGATGGTGCAGTTGGCAGACCGGCTACCATCTTAGCATGGAGTTCAAGGGATTTTTACTCATAGCTATAAGCTTTTGGAACCCCCAGTCGAACTGGGGGTTTTCGTATACAAAAAAACGCCAGGCAGCTCCGCCTGGCGGTCTCTCTCGTCTTTGTCTTCTATTCCGGGCGCCGCGCGACAAAAAACAGTCGTTCGCTCTCAGCCGTCGGCGCATGCCAGGAAAAGTCGGCGCAGCGGTGAAGCAGCTCAAAACCCGCTTCCGTCAGCTGACCGGCGAGCCAATCCGGCTCGTAGGCGCGCTGTACGTGTCCCTCTTCAAACCGTCTGTACAAGCCGGCGCCGGCCCCGCCTTCCTCGCGTACGAAGAAGGTAAGCTCATGCTCCACCTCCCGGCGGTCGGGATCGTAATCGCACGTCCACAAATAGGCGATGTCCTTGTCGTCGAGCACGAACGGCTGCTCCTCGCCGTAGCGGGCGAGCTGCGACGGCGCATGCACGTCGAAGACGAACAACCCGCCGGGCCTGAGGCCGGCATACGAATGCTTAAACGACGAGACCACGTCCTCGGGCTCCGTCAAGTAGTTCAAGCTGTCGCAAAACGACAGCACGCAATCGACGGGCTCGGGAATCTCCCAGTCCCGCATGTCCTGCTGCAGCCAACGAATGCCGCCTTCCTCGCCGCCCGAGGCGCGGCCGATGCCGCGTTGAGGCACGGACTCCCACTTGGCGCGGGCGACGGACAGCATGTCCGCCGACAGGTCGATGCCGAATATGCGAAATCCGGACTTGGCAAGCGGTATGGCAATATTGCCCGTCCCGCAGCCCAAATCGACGACCGTCCCGGGCATGCCGTATTTCTCCCAGCATTGTCTGGCAAAGCTCAGCCATTCCGGGTACGGCATATCCTCCATCAACCGGTCGTAGACCGAGGCGAACTCACGATAGCTGCGCATGGATGTCTCCTCGTTGTCGGGCCCCGCCTTCCTAAATTCCGGAATCCGGGGCCTTTCAGTTTTCGATGGCCGGGCGTCTCAAACGAAGCGCCTCAGGCCAGTGTCTGTTGGCGACAGTCCGAATCGCTGCCGCTGCCTTTACTCCGGCGTCGGAGCGGCGCCGGCATCCCGCGAAGCTCCCATATCCCGCGATGCTCCCACATCCTGCTCGCTCCCTTCAGAAGCGGCAAGCCGGGTCCAATTCCCGTCCTGCACCACGAGCCTGTCCTTCATGAGCTTGCCGAGCGCGCGCTTGAAAGCGGACTTGCTGAGTCCGAACCGCTTCTGGACAACGTCCGCAGGCGTCGAATCAGAATACGGCATCGCACCGCCCGGCCTTGCCTGCAAAAAGGCCAGAATGCGGTCCGAGTCCTCCAGACGACCGACTTCCTTGGCCGGCCGCATCGACATCGTCACTCTGCCGTCGTCCCGTACCTGCGTCACGCGTGCGGTCGTCTTTTCGCCGAGCCGCAGCGGGTGGATCATGGACGCGTTCGGCAAGTAGCCGAGCGCCCCGTATCCAAGCACGCCACCGTGCGCGAGTACGAACACGCCATCCTTATAAATATCGGTCACCCAGCATTCCCGTTGTTCGTGGTGCCAGGAAGACGGCGCGCGGAACACGACGCGCTCGTAATCTTCGATCTTGGCAAGGCGGGCCAGCATGCGCCCTTCCTTGTCGTGCTTCATGATCACATGAAGCTCGTCGCCCGGCTGCGGCCAGCGGTCGCGGTTATCCGGCAGCTCCTTGATCGGCAACAGCAGCTGGCGCCCGATGCCGAGCTCGAGGAAACAGCCGAATCGCGGATGAAAGTCGGCCATAACAAGCCGGCCCATCTGCCCAAGCTGTAGCAGCGGCCGGCGGGTCGTCGCCGTCAAGCGGCCTTTGTCGTCATGGAAAAGGAAGACGTCCGCCGAATCGCCGACCGAAGGACGATTGCCCGATGCTTCGCCGTAAGGGAGCAGCACCTCGGGCGAAGTCTCCGCCTCGTCTTCGGCCAGAAACCAGCCGTAAGGCGACACCTCGCGCCGCACCAGCAGACTGGCCGTCGTGCCGGCGATCAACGTCATGCGAATTCAACCGCCTTCGCGTCCGACCACAAGCGCTCGAGCGAGTAGTATTCGCGTTCGTCCCGATGGAAGACGTGCGCGACGACGTCGCCCATGTCGATGAGCACCCATCTCGCCGTATCCATGCCTTCGATCCTGACGCGGGCGCCGGCTTCCTCTGCGCGCTTCTTGATCTCGGTCGAGATCGATTGGACCTGCGTATCCGAATTGCCGTGGCAAATGACGAAGTAATCCGCCACCAGCGAAATATGCTGCAAGTTAAGCGCCACGATGTCGTTTGCTTTTTTGTCGTCGGCCGCGTCCACGACCTGCCTCATCAACTGTTCCGATTTTGCCATCGTTCAGCCTCCCTCAAGATTTAATCGTAGTGCCCGCCGCGCGAATTTCCCTTACCAGGTCGTTACGCGCCAATACCGTCAGCGGGAAAATCGTTTTTCCTTTTTCCAATAAATGAACGATCGTCGAGTCGAAGCCCGCGACCAGCGCCTCATTAAGATTCGTCTCCGCAAGCTCGCGGATGCGCTCTACGCCGGGAAATGCCCGGCTCGGCTCCATGTAGTCCGCAAGGCAGACGATGCGGTCCAGTAACGTCATGTTCTCCCGGCCCGATGTATGATAGCGTACGGCATCCAGCACTTCTTCATCCTCGACGCCCAACTCCTCGCGAACCGCCCAAGCCCCGACATGCGCATGCCATAGCTCCTTGTCGTATTCCAGCAGCTCGGGCGGCAGGCCTTGCTCGCGGATGATCCGCTCCATACGGTCCGTCTGCCAGGCCTTGGCATAATCGTGCAGCAGCGCGGCAAGCCATGCCTTGTCCGGATCGCCGCCGTATCGCTGCGCCAGCACGAACGCCGTATCTACGACGCCGGCGACGTGCCGGTACCGCTTTTCGGGCATCTGGCGCTTGACGGCCTCAATCAACAGTTCGCGATCCATACAAACCCTTCCTTTCGATCTCCGCTCTTACGCGCTCGGGCACCATGTACCGGATCGTCCGCCCTTCGGCGCAGCGCCTGCGGATATCGGTGGACGAAATGCCGATTCCCGGCATCTCTCCGCGCACGATACGGTCCCGCAGATACGGCGGCAGCTCGGCTTCGGCTTCTGAACGGCCTGCATCTGCGCCGCTTACCGGACGATTCAGCGTAATAAAGACGACAAGGCTTGCCAGCTCTTCGATGCGCCTCCAACGCGGCAGGTCGTCCCGCATGTCAGCGCCGACGATCCAGTAGAACGCCACGTCCGGATAGCGTTCGCGCAGCTCCAGCACGGTGTCGATCGTATAGGAGGCGCCCTGCCGGTCGAGTTCGGCCGCCTCCACCCGGAACGACGGATGCTCCGCAATCGCTGCCTCCACGAGCGCCCGGCGCTGCTCGCCGGAAGCGCCGGGCTGCGGCTTGTGGACGGGCACGGAGGTCGGTATGAACCAGACCTCGCTTAAGTCCGCCGCCTCGCGCGCCGCTTCGGCCGCAAGCAAATGGCCGATATGGACAGGGTCGAAGGTGCCGCCCATCAGCCCGATGCGTCTCATGCGCGTACCTCCTTTAAGGGAGCTGGATCTGCTTGTTGTCGCGGGATTCCTTGTACAGCACGATCGTCTTGCCGATCACCTGTACGAGCTCGGCGCCCGAGCGCTCGGAAAGCTCCTTGGCGACTTCGTAACGGTCATCGTCGTTGTTATTCAGGATCGACACCTTGATCAATTCGCGCACTTCGAGCGCTTCCTCGATATGGCGGATCAGATGGTCGTTCGTGCCGCCCTTGCCGACCTGGAAGATCGGGGTCAGGTGATGGGCCTCGGAACGCAAAAATCGTTTTTGTTTGCCGGTCAGCATGCGTATTCCCTGCTCTCTGATAGATAAATGTTCAAACCTTCGCCGCTTCGGAAAAGGAAGCCAGCACCGCTTCGCGCATCGCCGCCGCCGGTGCAGGGCGCCCCGTCCAATATTCGAACGCATAGGCGCCTTGATAAACGAACATGCCGAGACCGCCGTGAATGCGGCAGCCCCGCCGCTCCGCACCGTGCAAAAACGCTGTCGTCAGCGGATTATAAATGAGATCGCTCGCGACAGCGCCCGGACGCAGCCAGGCCGGATCGGCGGGAACCGCCTCCGTATGGGGGGCCATGCCGACGGACGTCGTATTGATGACGATGTCCGCCGCTCCGCACGCCTCCGCCAGCAAATGCCAAGGCAAAGCCTTCAGGCGGCCGCCGGACTCGAACGCCGCGGCAAGCTCCTCCGCCCGCGCCTCGGTCCGATTCGCGACAAGCACCTCTGCCGGGGCCTCCCGCAGCAGCGCCCAGACGATGCCCCGCGCAGCGCCGCCGGCGCCCAGCACAAGGATGCGCTTGCCGGCCAGATCCGGCTCCGCTTCTTCCTTAAGCGAACGGACGTAGCCGATACCATCCGTATTGTAGCCGGCGAGCCTGCCGTCAACGTTCACGATCGTATTGACCGCGCCGATCGCCTTGGCGCTCTCGTCGATCTCGTCCAGGTAATTCATGACTTCGATCTTGTGCGGGATCGTCACGTTCAGGCCGCGGAAGCCGAGCGCGCGAATGCCTCGGATCGCGTCGCCGAGCCGGTCGGGCGCCACGTGGAAGGCGCCGTATGCGCCGTTCACACCGCTCTCTCTAAACGCCCTGCCGAGCATGATCGGCGATCTGGAATGGCGGATCGGGTCCCCGATAACGCCGTAAAGTATCGTATGACTGTCCATGCCAGCGGCTTCCTCCCGACTCACAAGATGCAATCCCTGAGCAATACCTTGATGCCTTTGGGCGCGTATACGTCTACGACGGCGCCGGTCGAGCCGTTTGCCTTGATCCAGCCGAGCCCGGATATGAATATATCCTTCGGTCCGCCTGGCGGGATGCGCAAATTGTGCCGTACGAGCGGCGGCATGTCCGCCAGCTCCTCGCGGGACGGCGGAGACAGCATCTCGCCGCGATGATTGTCGTACAGCTCGTCGGCCCGCTCCTGCTTGGTGCGGTGCACGGGAATGCCGGAAGACAGATACGCGGTGAACGACTGGCGCTCTCCTGCCGTAAAGTCGAAGCGGGCCAGCCCGCCGAAAAACAGCGTCTGCTTTTCGTAAAACTGGTAGGTCAGAGGCTTGAGCGGCTTGTCCGGCAGCAGCGCATGCAGCGTCTCGCGCGGAACGATCTCCGACAAGCGCGACTTGTATACGATGCCGGGCATGTCGATAATGCTGCGGCCGTCGTCCAGCGGAATGCTGATCGCGTCCAGCGTCGTGCCCGGATAGCGAGACACCGTCAATTCCCTGCCCAGATCGCTGTAATCGGCGATGAGCCGATTGACGAGCGTGCTCTTGCCGACATTGGTCGCGCCCACGACATAGACGTCGCGATCGCCCCGCAGTTCCCCGATCGCCTCGACGACCCGGTCGAAGCCGATGTTGCGGCGCGCGCTGCACAGGACGACGTCGACGACGCGTAGGCCGCCGGCCTTGGCTTGCTTTTGAACCCAATTGCGAAGCCTGTTCCAATTGGTCACCTTAGGCAACAGGTCGATCTTGTTCACGACGAGCAGCACCGGGTTGTTGCCCACGAAGCGCTGCAAACCCGAGATCATCGAGCCCTCGAAGTCGAACAGGTCGACGATATGCACGACGAGACTGTTCGTGGATCCGATGCCGCCGAGCAAACGCAAAAAATCGTCCTGATCGATGGCGACCGACGAGGCGTCGTTGTAATGTTTAATTCGGAAACAGCGCTGGCAGATGATCGGCTCGCGCTCGCGGGCGGCTTCGGGCACGAATCCCGGCCTCGACGCGTCTTCAATCTGCAGCGATACGCCGCAGCCCGCGCACTTTTTCGTACTCCAATTATTCTCGATTGTCGGCAATGCTACTTGTCCCCCTTATCCGGCCACAAGCCCTGCTTGGTCAGCCTTGACAGCGCGATCTTCTCCACGCGGCGGTTCATCCTCGTGCCCCAGCCTTCCTCCGCTCTCGCGATCGGCGTCACGAGAATCGTATGCAGGCCCATCCGTCGTCCGCCCAGCACGTCGGTCATCATCTGGTCGCCGACGACCACCGCCTGTTCGGCCTTGAGACCCAGCAAGTTCAGCGCTTGCTTAAACGCCTTGTTAAACGGCTTGCGCGCCGCCGGAATGAACGGAATGCCTAGCGGCTCGGCGAACTTCGCCACGCGCGTTAAGTTGTTGTTCGATAAAATGACGACCTGGAATCCGAGCGACTTGACCTTGTCCAGCCAAGCGATCAGCTCAGGCGTCGCAAGCGGGGTGCGCGCGCTTACGAGCGTGTTGTCCAGATCGGTGATAATGCCGCGTACGCCCATGCTAGCTAGCGACGCCAGATCTATATCGAAGACGGTGCCCACGAGTTGATGGGGCAGCAATCGTTCAAACATGCCGCAATGCTCCAGTCTTTATCGGATTGTTCAAAATATACCACACCCGCCCCGGCCTTGCAAAAGGGAACGCTGTCGCCGCCCCGATCGGCATGTTGCGCGGAAATAAAAAAAGAAGCGCCTCGACGGGCGCTCCTTAAGCGTTTATAGCGACTTGCGGATCTTGTCGGCCATGGCGTTGAATTGCTCCAGATCGCCTTCGCCTCCGGATTGACCGCCGTAGCGGGCGGACTCGAACTTGCGCAGCACGCCATCGAATTCGGGCTGCAAGGAGGAGAAGCGTCCGCTCCAGGCGGTAAACGACTCCCGCAGCGTGTCATGCTGGCTGCGCTTCAAGCCTCGTCTGCCGAGATAGGCGATAAGACGCTCCATCTCCCGCACGATCCGCTGGTTCGGCGTCGCGCCGCGGTAGCGGACGCGGCGCCATACCGTCGCCGTCCAGGCGCGCCTGCGGACGAGCAGCGCAGCGACGCCGACTACGATCAGCGAGGCGCCGGCGATCGTCCATGTCATAGCCGACCAGCCGCCTTTTTGCGTCGCAGTCTCCGTCTCTTCGGTGGCGGTGTCGTCTGCGCCGACCGTCGAATCCGGCGTAGCGATCGGCGCGATCTCGGCCATCGGCTGAGGTACGGTAAAGCCGGACGTCGGCTCGAACGGAACCCACCCGACGCCTTCGAAGTAAACTTCCGCCCAGGAATGCGCATCCGCATTGCGGACGGTGTACGTGCCGGCGCCGTTCGGATCGGCGATATAACCGAGGCCGCTGCGGAAGCCTTCTTCGTCCATCTGATTGCTGCCTGTGGCATAGCCCTTGACCCACCGCGTCGGCAGCCCCAGGGAGCGAGCCAGCACGACGAAAGCGGTGGAGTAATAATCGCAGTAACCTTGCTTGATCTCGAACAGGAAAGCGTCTGCGATATCCTTGCTTTTCTGCAGGCTCACGTCCGGCGTGTTCGTGTACAGATAATTCGTTCTCAGATAGCTCTCGAGCGCCTTGGCCGCGTCGTAATCGTTGCCAGCGTCCGCCGTAATCGAGAGGGCCAGCTCCGAGACCCGGGCCGGAACTACCGGCAGTTGTCCGTAGGGGGTCAGATCGAAGGGCGCCTCGGCCTCCTTCGAGCGGGTCGCCCGCAGCTTGTCTTCGTCGATTACGATCATGTCGGATACGACGGTGTAGGATTCCACCGTGGCGGAGCGCTGGAACTTGAGCTCCTGCTCTTCCTTGTTCCATGTAAGCCTGGCATTGCCGTTCACGCCCTGCCACTCCGACAGGCCGTCGATCGCTCCCGCGCCGAACAGCACGGGAAGTCGGTCTTTGCGCAAAATGTGGAACGTCTGCGTTACCTTTTTCGTCTCGATGCCATCGAGCGTAGGTTTGTCCGCCGGCAGCTCGGCCTCGCCGGGAGCCGCGGACGTCGTTTCCATCCCTTTGCGGTCCGTCCATCCTTGTCCGGTATAAACCGCCTTCGTCTCCCCGCGCCAGTAGGCCCGCTGGCTCGTATCCACCGTCATGACGGGCGAATAGTCGAATTCGAAGCCGCCGCCGATCTTGGCGTCGCTGCGCCCGTATCCCGACTTGGAGGACGGTCCGGATCCCGTACCGCCGCTGTCGCCGCCTCCGATATAGCCGCCTTCGCCGGAAAAGGCCGGCACTTCTTTGTTCTGTGCCTGAAGCCACAGCGTATACGGATCCTCCAGCAGCACGGGGGCGCGCGGCACCGCGATGCCCGCGAGCATGAGCAGGCCGATGACGATAATCGCAGGCACGGCTAGCTCGAACGGACGCTCGGCGAGCGCGCTCCAGCTCTCGAAGTGCCGCTCTCTCAATTGCCTGAGATGAAGAACGACAAGCCAACCGAGCCCGGCCACCACGGCCCAGGCGATGTTCGTCCAAAGCTCGAGCGGAAAAAAGGAATCGATGATGGCAAGGGTGGCGATCGACATCAGAATAAAGCCGATGGCCCTGATCTTGTTCGTGCCCAGATAGGCCATGTAATGAATGATCAGCACGACGCCGGCCGTGAT from the Cohnella hashimotonis genome contains:
- a CDS encoding DUF4129 domain-containing transglutaminase family protein, which translates into the protein MIASAGRRVESGYFRRLVLERLHRLFVIVIVLQLIQVFKNYWWPETYAVVYASVAAAAAIELLVSRAFALRIVMQLAAVLAAVLIFTPYVWTGWPEGLKGWEALREFAIVNGKPLHPFFEITAGVVLIIHYMAYLGTNKIRAIGFILMSIATLAIIDSFFPLELWTNIAWAVVAGLGWLVVLHLRQLRERHFESWSALAERPFELAVPAIIVIGLLMLAGIAVPRAPVLLEDPYTLWLQAQNKEVPAFSGEGGYIGGGDSGGTGSGPSSKSGYGRSDAKIGGGFEFDYSPVMTVDTSQRAYWRGETKAVYTGQGWTDRKGMETTSAAPGEAELPADKPTLDGIETKKVTQTFHILRKDRLPVLFGAGAIDGLSEWQGVNGNARLTWNKEEQELKFQRSATVESYTVVSDMIVIDEDKLRATRSKEAEAPFDLTPYGQLPVVPARVSELALSITADAGNDYDAAKALESYLRTNYLYTNTPDVSLQKSKDIADAFLFEIKQGYCDYYSTAFVVLARSLGLPTRWVKGYATGSNQMDEEGFRSGLGYIADPNGAGTYTVRNADAHSWAEVYFEGVGWVPFEPTSGFTVPQPMAEIAPIATPDSTVGADDTATEETETATQKGGWSAMTWTIAGASLIVVGVAALLVRRRAWTATVWRRVRYRGATPNQRIVREMERLIAYLGRRGLKRSQHDTLRESFTAWSGRFSSLQPEFDGVLRKFESARYGGQSGGEGDLEQFNAMADKIRKSL